From a region of the Tenggerimyces flavus genome:
- a CDS encoding sensor histidine kinase: MRLRWLPPWMQTIRFRLTVTYSAVLFGLAVLVVGGVYLAVRANTTASPQPLEPFTVSKAYKKDGQWHVKEGEGQSFQAADIENVEAFVNYQTLEKLGTYSIAAIGGLLVASLVTGWWLSGRVLRPIRTITATAQEITATDLSRRINLQGPWDELRRLSDTVDDMLGRLEGAFSSQRQLVDDASHELRNPLAIIQANVDAVLAHDDATPEARQQASSIVSRAIARMTNLVEDLLASARRSSPAFVDVDMDLAQIANEAAEEYTLIAASRDLRLVRRLSPGPTAAGDPQALRRAVDNLLSNAVRMAPGETQLVLAVGSKAGWAWIALRDEGPGISEEDQELVFDRFFRSDRRPSGGSGLTGERRAGLGLAIVRQIVESHGGTVAVHSAVGVGSTFVLWLPDRSLADAHHRLGTVPSDDPLGPRVLV; the protein is encoded by the coding sequence ATGAGACTGCGTTGGTTGCCGCCGTGGATGCAGACCATCCGCTTCCGGCTTACGGTGACGTACTCGGCGGTGCTGTTCGGCCTTGCCGTGTTGGTGGTTGGTGGCGTGTACCTCGCCGTACGCGCGAACACGACCGCGTCGCCGCAGCCGCTCGAACCGTTCACGGTGAGCAAGGCGTACAAGAAGGACGGCCAATGGCACGTCAAGGAAGGCGAAGGCCAATCGTTCCAGGCCGCTGACATCGAGAACGTCGAAGCGTTCGTCAACTACCAGACGCTGGAGAAGCTCGGCACGTACTCGATCGCGGCGATCGGCGGACTGCTCGTCGCGAGCCTGGTGACCGGCTGGTGGCTGTCGGGTCGGGTGCTGCGTCCCATCCGCACCATCACCGCGACCGCGCAGGAGATCACCGCGACGGACCTGTCGCGGCGGATCAACCTGCAAGGGCCGTGGGACGAACTGCGCCGGCTGTCCGACACCGTCGACGACATGCTCGGTCGGCTCGAGGGCGCGTTCTCCTCCCAACGGCAGCTGGTCGACGATGCCTCGCACGAGTTGCGGAATCCGCTCGCGATCATCCAGGCGAACGTCGACGCGGTCCTCGCGCACGACGACGCGACCCCCGAGGCGCGGCAGCAGGCGTCGTCGATCGTGAGTCGCGCGATCGCACGGATGACCAACCTGGTCGAGGATCTGCTCGCCTCCGCTCGGCGTTCGTCGCCCGCGTTCGTGGACGTCGACATGGACCTGGCGCAGATCGCGAACGAGGCCGCGGAGGAGTACACGCTGATCGCGGCGTCGCGCGACCTGCGACTCGTGCGGCGGCTGTCGCCCGGACCGACGGCGGCCGGGGATCCGCAGGCGTTACGCCGTGCGGTCGACAACCTGCTCTCGAACGCGGTGCGGATGGCGCCGGGGGAGACCCAGCTGGTCCTCGCGGTCGGCAGCAAGGCCGGCTGGGCCTGGATCGCCTTGCGGGACGAGGGTCCTGGGATCTCCGAGGAGGACCAGGAGCTGGTGTTCGACCGGTTCTTCCGTTCCGACCGTCGCCCCTCGGGCGGCAGCGGCCTCACCGGTGAGCGGCGGGCTGGCCTGGGGCTGGCGATCGTGCGGCAGATCGTCGAGAGCCACGGCGGTACGGTCGCCGTGCACTCGGCGGTGGGAGTGGGGAGCACGTTCGTGCTGTGGTTGCCGGACCGTTCGCTGGCCGACGCCCACCACCGGCTGGGTACGGTGCCGAGCGACGACCCGCTGGGACCGCGCGTCCTCGTGTAG
- a CDS encoding VOC family protein → MTSSIYNVAFDSADPYAIASFWSAVTGRPLASDDNPGDPVATVKLENGVTLYFETVPEGKTVKNRVHLCMRPDRGKTRDEEVERLLALGATIVADRRRIDGDSRGWVVFADPEGNEFDILHEGVGRG, encoded by the coding sequence ATGACCTCGAGCATCTACAACGTCGCGTTCGACAGCGCCGATCCGTACGCGATCGCCTCGTTCTGGAGCGCGGTGACGGGACGACCGCTGGCCTCCGACGACAACCCGGGTGACCCGGTCGCGACGGTCAAGCTGGAGAACGGCGTGACGCTGTACTTCGAGACCGTGCCCGAGGGGAAGACCGTCAAGAACCGCGTGCACCTGTGCATGCGCCCCGACCGGGGCAAGACCCGCGACGAGGAAGTCGAGCGCCTCCTCGCCCTCGGCGCCACCATCGTCGCCGACCGCCGGCGGATCGACGGCGACAGCAGGGGCTGGGTGGTGTTCGCCGACCCGGAGGGCAACGAGTTCGACATCCTCCACGAAGGCGTCGGCCGCGGCTAG
- a CDS encoding OmpA family protein, which yields MTGPDGATLVPGFTIPSQVVDAGCVVSYDAPGGCLGAVRISAASIPPVTIPESVLPASGSQPAKTFAAVSVAGASAPEAYTPQACQVEDDGELPAVTRKGAVRKGIARNGAARPGGSQSSVRVETVRIPPVRLPDVDVDPGRLESRKLEGRSDVDVLTGEGTVSYVAPGNVLFDTDKSEIRRDAEAALRDIAAQIRAKSPNARLRVEGHTDDRGDETYGLRLSERRARSVADWLVKSAGFPADRITTKGFGEAAPAVPNTSAANRQKNRRVVITVLGS from the coding sequence GTGACCGGGCCCGATGGCGCGACGCTGGTGCCCGGGTTCACGATCCCGTCGCAGGTGGTGGATGCCGGGTGCGTCGTTTCGTACGACGCTCCGGGCGGCTGCCTCGGCGCGGTGCGGATCAGTGCGGCATCGATCCCACCGGTGACGATCCCGGAAAGCGTGCTGCCGGCTTCGGGCTCGCAACCCGCGAAGACGTTCGCGGCGGTGTCCGTTGCCGGCGCGTCGGCGCCGGAGGCTTACACGCCGCAGGCGTGCCAGGTGGAGGACGACGGCGAGCTTCCCGCGGTGACCCGGAAGGGCGCGGTACGGAAGGGGATCGCCCGCAACGGCGCGGCTCGACCGGGCGGCAGCCAGTCGAGCGTGCGGGTGGAGACCGTACGGATCCCGCCGGTGCGGTTGCCGGACGTCGACGTCGATCCCGGCCGGCTGGAGTCGCGGAAGCTTGAAGGGCGGTCGGACGTCGACGTGCTCACTGGGGAGGGCACGGTGTCGTACGTCGCGCCGGGCAACGTGCTGTTCGACACGGACAAGTCGGAGATCCGGCGCGACGCGGAGGCGGCACTGCGGGACATCGCCGCGCAGATCAGGGCGAAGTCGCCGAACGCGCGGCTGCGGGTCGAGGGGCACACCGACGACCGCGGCGACGAGACGTACGGGCTCCGGCTGTCCGAACGGCGGGCTCGTTCGGTCGCCGACTGGCTGGTGAAGTCGGCGGGTTTCCCAGCGGATCGGATCACGACGAAGGGCTTCGGCGAGGCGGCGCCGGCGGTCCCGAACACCTCGGCGGCGAACCGGCAGAAGAACCGGCGCGTGGTGATCACCGTTCTGGGATCGTGA